The sequence below is a genomic window from Mycobacterium spongiae.
CGATCGACCAATTGCCAACGTCGTACCCAAAGCGCACCTTCGGTTTCGTCCGGCGGGTCGACCATCTCATGGAGATGGCAGACGTGATGATTGGGAAACCAGGACCGGGAACCACCTTCGAAGCTTTGGCCAAAGGGCTGCCGGTTCTGCTGGAACGCAACGGCGGTACCCTTCCGCAGGAAATCGCCGTAGCCAATTATGTCGTCGAGCAAGGATTCGGGCGAACCTATCGAAACCACCGCGAACTGCTGCGCGGTGTTGAGGCTGTGCTTGCCGACTGGTCTGGGCTCCCCGCCTCTCGGCCCGCGCCGTTTCGCAGCGACAACGAGATCAGGGCGATCCTTGATTTCCTCTATCCGGCCCAGAAATGCGTAGATCAAGCGCGAAACGGTCCCTCAGTTGGAGCTCGCCAGCTAAGGGCGATTCGGGCTGTTCGGGAGTCGTGACGATTGTCCCCTACCGGCGGGCGCTCGCCGTGGCCCGAAGTTCCAAGTGAGGTGAGCCAGATCTCTCTAGCTGCGCCATCTAAAATGATCCCAACCGCAGAACTCCGCTCAATGTTGTTGGCGCACTGCACAGGCCACAGCCAGGGCGAGAGTCTGACCACACACTGGTACGCAACCACCACTCCTAATCGGCCCCGATGACCCGGCCTTGGCCCTCTCCCCCCCCGCGCGGCCTTTGCCCCAAGAAACGTCACTGTGACAGAATTCCTTGTCGCAGAAGGGGACTCGCTCGCGCCCCCGACCATCCCGTAACCGAGAAGTGCGCGCGGCCCGGAGCCTCACCGTCCCTTCCCGCAGGGACACAGAATCACACCGTGCCCGCGGCGTCCACCGCCATGGCAACGCCGGAGACGCAGCGGCCCGACTCGCCGCAGAGATAGATCATCGCTGCAGTGATGTCGCCAGGCTGGGTGGACACCGGTAGGCGATTCTGCAACCAGCCCTGGTGCTCGGGGAAGGCTTCCAGGAACTGCTCGGCCTGGTCGTTCTGGAGAATCGGAGTTTCCGTCGCGCCCGGATGCACTACGTTCACGCGGATGTTCTTTGGCGCCAAGGCAGTCGCGTAGTAGTGCATCAGACCGACGATGCCGTGTTTGGCCGCAGTGTATCCGGCAGCGCCAGGACTTTGAGTTCTAAACGACGAGATGATGGACCTTGTACCACCGCCCGAACCGGTGATCACGATGACGCCTCCGTCGCCATGGTCCAGCAGCGCCGGCAGTGCCGCCTCGATCGTGAAGTACACCCCGTTGAGGCACACCTCAACGGTCTCCAAATAGGCGTCGACCTCCATAGGTGGCGTGGGCGATAGAAACGGAGCGATCCCGGCGTTCGCCAGGACGAAATCGACACGTCCGAATTCGGTTACCCCCTTGGCCACCAAGGCCTTTAGGCGCTCGAAGTCACGGACATCGGCGTGTTCGGCGACGATGCGGCGGCCCGTTTTCTTGACCAGTTCGACCGTCTCGTCGAGATCCTCGGGCGTGGCCATTGGGTATGCGACGGTGTCCATCTGTTCGCACAGATCGACCGCGATGATGTCGGCGCCCTCCTCGGCAAAGCGGACCGCGTGGGAGCGTCCCTGACCTCGAGCCGCCCCCGTAATGAATGCGACTTTCCCATTGAATTGTGCGTCCCTCATGACGCCTTCCCGTGGCCGCGGTGTCTCGAGAGTAGTGAAAACGACGCCGGGGCCTCTTGCGTTACATTACGTCACCGTGACGCAATGACCAGCCGCTCGCCTAGCTCGTTGCCGGCGTTCACTGCCGCCTCCACGCCGCCCTTCTCCGAGTACAGGACTTTGCTGGGCGCGACCTCGGCCTGCCCGCCACCCACACCCTGTTCCGGGTTCCGCCGCGGGGCGTTCTCCGCATCCAGAAATTGATTTACGAATAATGATTCGTGAAACGCTTGCGGACAGGCCTAGTTGTCATTTATTGTCACGATTAGGGTAACGATCTTGTTAACCCACGTAATCATCTTGTAAACCCCCCAATTGGGCGATGGGAGTCTGATATGGCGTTTGTGATCGCAGCACCGGAGCTGGTGGCAGCGGCGGCCGGGGATCTCGAAGGTATTGCTTCGACGATCAGCGCCGCCAACTCTGCGGCAGCGATCCAGACGACAGGAATGGCGGCAGCGGCCGCAGATGAGGTGTCCGCAGCCATCGCGGCTTTGTTTTCTGGGCATGGCGAGGCCTATCAAGCGGTGAGCGCCCAGGCAGCGGCGTTTCATCAGCAGTTCGTGCACGCCTTGAGCGGCGGCGCGTTCTCCTATGCGAGTGCCGAGGCCGCCAACGTCCAGCAGAATCTGCTGAACGCAGTGAACGCCCCAACCCTGACGCTGCTGGGGCGCCCGCTGATCGGTAACGGCGCCGATGGGGCGCCGGGCACCGGGACCGGCGCCGGCGGGAACGGCGCGCCCGGCGGACTGTTATTCGGCAACGGCGGCAACGGCGGTGCCGGCGGGTCCAGCGGCGGGGCCGGCGGTAATGGTGGGGCCGCTGGGTTGATCGGCAACGGCGGTGCCGGCGGGCTCGGCGGCGGGAACGCGGCGGGTGCTGGCGGGGCGGGCGGTATCGGTGGGGCCGGCGGGTGGCTGTATGGCAACGGCGGTGTTGGCGGTGCCGGCGGGATCGGCACTACATCTGTCGGCGCCGGCGGGGCCGGTGGCAGCGCGGTGCTGTTCGGCAACGGCGGTCACGGCGGGAGTGGGCCTTCTGGCGGCAGCGCCGGCCAGGCTGGGTTGGTGGTCGGTGACGGTGGCAATGCAGGGGCTGGGTCTGGGCTGCGCGGCGCGGACGCCGGGCTGTTCGGAAACGCAGGTGCCGGTGGGTCCAGCGATTCGGGCGCCGGCGGCAGGGGCGGCAATGCCATGATCGGCAACGGCGGAAACGGCGGGTCGAGCAGCAACGGTGCCGGCGGCGACGGCGGGAATACCATGTTCGGCAACGGTGGTGCCGGCGGCTCGGCCGGTGGTACCACCGGCTTCGACGGTGGTGCCGGCGGCAGCGTTGGGCTCGTGGGCTTCGGCGGCGACGGGGGGGCCGGCGGTGCCGGCGATTCGGCTGCGTTCTCCTTTGTCAGGACAGGCGGTGCCGGTGGTGCCGGCGGCGACGCCGGGCTGCTGTTCGGCGACGGCGGTACCGGTGGGGCCGGAGGCAGCGGTGGTGAGGGTGGAACTGCGTCCGCCGGCGGTATTGGCGGTGCCGGCGGGGCTGGCGGCAACGCCAGCTTGATCGGCAACGGTGGGGCCGGTGGTGCGGGCGGCACCGGCGGCAATAACGCGGCCATCCTAGAAGGCGGTGGGGCCGGCGGGGCCGGCGGTGCTGGCGGCACCTCGGGGCTGCTGTTCGGTAACGGCGGGGCCGGCGGCAACGGTGGGAACGGTGGGGCTACCAGCGACGACGCAGTTGTCGCTGCCGAGGGCGGTGCCGGCGGCGCCGGCGGCAACGGCTTCTTGATCGGACACGGTGGGGCCGGCGGTTCCGGCGGCACCGGCGGGGAGCACGTCGGTGCCAACGGTGGCGGCGGTAAAGGTGGGGCCGCCGGGGACGGCGGCAACGGCGGATTGTTGTACGGCGACGGCGCGACCGGCGGCAACGGTGGGGACGGCGGGGACGGTGGGGACGGTCCGGGTGGGGACGGTGCTGACGGTGGTAAGGGAGGCAACGCCGCTCTCATCGGTAACGGTGGCAACGGTGGAGCCGGTGGGTCCGGTGGGTTCGGCTCTCCGACCGGAACCGACGGAACGGGCGGTGCCGCGGGCACCGGCGGGCTGTTCGGTCAAGGTGGGATGCCCGGTGCAGCTGCCGCAAGCGCCCTAGCCCTCCCGAGCCTCGGCGCTATCCCCGGCCTTGAGGCTGTCCCCGGCCTCAGCGGCCTTGGCTCTGTCTTCGGGCCCTACGAGAATCTCGTCACCAACACAGTCGCCAACCTGGACAGCATCGGCGCTGACTGGGCGGCCAACCCAGCGCCCTTCCTGCAACAGCTCGCTAGCAACCAATTCGGCATCGCCGAGCTGATCGGAACGTCGCTCGCGAATGCGTCCAGAGACTTCGCTATCGGGCTGGCCGGCGTGCCGCCGGCCCTCCAGGCGGCCTTCCAAGCCCTCGTGGCGGGCAACATCACCGGCGCGGTGGGCGAACTGGGCGACGCGCTGATCAGTATCTTCTTCACTGGTCTGGACGCAACTGACTTGTCGAACATTCAGCTGCAGGGTGTCGTGGGAGACTTGCTGCCCATCGTGGGCGTTCCCGCAGAATTTGGACAGAACGCGATCAATGTGCTCGCCGCACTCACCGACACGAACATTTCGTTCGATATCGGAACTTTGTCGATGGAGTTCGGGCTTCCCCTGGCGATGGGTCTCAACGCGATAGGTTCGCCGATCACGACAGCTTTCGCGGTTGCCGACAGCGCGGCAGCATTTGCCGGCGCCGTAGAGGCCGGAAATCTGGAGGCGGCAGTCGCCGCACTGGTCGGGGCTCCCGCCAACATCGCGAACGGCTTCCTCAATGGCGAAGCCACATTGGAGTTGCCGCTACCGCCGTCGCTGGCGCCGATCCCCGGAGCAGATTCGATTACGGCCAACATTCCCGTGGGAGGTATTCTCACCCCGCTCAAGAACTTCTCGGCTACGGTCGTGTTCGGGGGTG
It includes:
- a CDS encoding glycosyltransferase; this encodes MVSIAKALDKVEQPIQVIFLCGENAQVREAIDQLPTSYPKRTFGFVRRVDHLMEMADVMIGKPGPGTTFEALAKGLPVLLERNGGTLPQEIAVANYVVEQGFGRTYRNHRELLRGVEAVLADWSGLPASRPAPFRSDNEIRAILDFLYPAQKCVDQARNGPSVGARQLRAIRAVRES
- a CDS encoding PE family protein, producing MAFVIAAPELVAAAAGDLEGIASTISAANSAAAIQTTGMAAAAADEVSAAIAALFSGHGEAYQAVSAQAAAFHQQFVHALSGGAFSYASAEAANVQQNLLNAVNAPTLTLLGRPLIGNGADGAPGTGTGAGGNGAPGGLLFGNGGNGGAGGSSGGAGGNGGAAGLIGNGGAGGLGGGNAAGAGGAGGIGGAGGWLYGNGGVGGAGGIGTTSVGAGGAGGSAVLFGNGGHGGSGPSGGSAGQAGLVVGDGGNAGAGSGLRGADAGLFGNAGAGGSSDSGAGGRGGNAMIGNGGNGGSSSNGAGGDGGNTMFGNGGAGGSAGGTTGFDGGAGGSVGLVGFGGDGGAGGAGDSAAFSFVRTGGAGGAGGDAGLLFGDGGTGGAGGSGGEGGTASAGGIGGAGGAGGNASLIGNGGAGGAGGTGGNNAAILEGGGAGGAGGAGGTSGLLFGNGGAGGNGGNGGATSDDAVVAAEGGAGGAGGNGFLIGHGGAGGSGGTGGEHVGANGGGGKGGAAGDGGNGGLLYGDGATGGNGGDGGDGGDGPGGDGADGGKGGNAALIGNGGNGGAGGSGGFGSPTGTDGTGGAAGTGGLFGQGGMPGAAAASALALPSLGAIPGLEAVPGLSGLGSVFGPYENLVTNTVANLDSIGADWAANPAPFLQQLASNQFGIAELIGTSLANASRDFAIGLAGVPPALQAAFQALVAGNITGAVGELGDALISIFFTGLDATDLSNIQLQGVVGDLLPIVGVPAEFGQNAINVLAALTDTNISFDIGTLSMEFGLPLAMGLNAIGSPITTAFAVADSAAAFAGAVEAGNLEAAVAALVGAPANIANGFLNGEATLELPLPPSLAPIPGADSITANIPVGGILTPLKNFSATVVFGGAPLTLPLTGTTAGGIIPALVNYLPEQLAIAIGK
- a CDS encoding mycofactocin-coupled SDR family oxidoreductase, whose amino-acid sequence is MRDAQFNGKVAFITGAARGQGRSHAVRFAEEGADIIAVDLCEQMDTVAYPMATPEDLDETVELVKKTGRRIVAEHADVRDFERLKALVAKGVTEFGRVDFVLANAGIAPFLSPTPPMEVDAYLETVEVCLNGVYFTIEAALPALLDHGDGGVIVITGSGGGTRSIISSFRTQSPGAAGYTAAKHGIVGLMHYYATALAPKNIRVNVVHPGATETPILQNDQAEQFLEAFPEHQGWLQNRLPVSTQPGDITAAMIYLCGESGRCVSGVAMAVDAAGTV